The Rhinopithecus roxellana isolate Shanxi Qingling chromosome 14, ASM756505v1, whole genome shotgun sequence genome includes a window with the following:
- the PLEKHA3 gene encoding pleckstrin homology domain-containing family A member 3 produces the protein MEGVLYKWTNYLTGWQPRWFVLDNGILSYYDSQDDVCKGSKGSIKMAVCEIKVHSADNTRMELIIPGEQHFYMKAVNAAERQRWLVALGSSKACLTDTRTKKEKEISETSESLKTKMSELRLYCDLLMQQVHTIQEFVHHDENHSSPSAENMNEASSLLSATCNTFITTLEECVKIANAKFKPEMFQLPHPDPLVSPVSPSPVQMMKRSVSHPGSCSSERSSHSIKEPVSTLHRLSQRRRRTYSDTDSYNDIPLEDPDRPVHCSKNTLNGDLASATIPEESRLMAKKKSESEDTLPSFSS, from the exons GTTGGCAGCCTCGTTGGTTTGTTTTAGATAATGGAATCTTATCCTACTATGATTCACAGGATGATGTTTGCAAAGGGAGCAAAGGAAGCATAAAGATGGCAGTTTGTGAAATTAAAG TTCATTCAGCAGACAACACAAGAATGGAATTAATCATTCCCGGAGAGCAGCATTTCTACATGAAGGCAGTGAATGCAGCTGAAAGACAGAGGTGGCTGGTCGCTCTGGGGAGCTCCAAAGCATGTTTGACTGATACAaggactaaaaaagaaaaag AAATAAGTGAAACCAGTGAATCGCTGAAAACCAAAATGTCTGAACTTCGCCTCTACTGTGACCTCTTAATGCAGCAAGTTCATACGATACAGGAATTTGTTCACCATGATGAGAATCATTCATCTCCTAGTGCAGAG AACATGAATGAAGCCTCTTCTCTACTTAGTGCCACGTGTAACACGTTCATCACAACGCTCGAGGAATGTGTGAAGATAGCCAATGCCAAGTTTAAACCTGAGATGTTTCAACTGCCCCATCCGGATCCCTTAGTTTCTCCTGTGTCACCTTCTCCTGTTCAAATG ATGAAGCGTTCTGTCAGCCACCCTGGTTCTTGCAGTTCAGAGAG GAGTAGCCACTCTATAAAAGAACCAGTATCTACACTTCACCGACTCTCCCAGCGACGCCGAAGAACCTACTCAGATACAGATTCTTACAATGATATTCCTCTTGAAGACCCAGATA GACCTGTTCACTGTTCAAAAAATACACTTAATGGAGATTTGGCATCAGCAACCATTCCTGAAGAAAGCAGACTTATGgccaaaaaaaaatctgaatcgGAAGATACTCTTCCATCCTTCTCTTCCTGA